The nucleotide window AGGAGCCAGGTATGCAGGGTACGCGAATCTGCCTTCTACAGATATTTTTGGACCGGACGGGGGGCTCAACAGTGCAGTTGGACAGGAGGAAATACTAAGTATGTTGGAGAACCCGACGTTCCAGTCGCAGATGAACGAGATGCTGAATAACCCGCAGATGATCGACTTTTTGATACAGCAGCATCCACATTTGCAGGCCATGGGACCTGCAGCACGTGAGATGTTGCAGAGTCCTCTTTTCAGACAGATGATGACGAACCCAGATATGATCAGACAGATGTCGCGTATGCAGATGGACATGGGCGGTGGTGCTGATGCTGGCGGGGACTTTCCTGCTCCGGGCTCTGGTGCTGCTTCTGGTGGCAACGAGTCTCAGCAACAGCACAACTCGGGTTCCAATGCTGCGGCGGGAGCCAATAACATGGCCAACCCATTTGCATCGCTGCTGAACGCGCAGTCCAATCCATTTGCAGCTATGTTTGCGCCTCCAGGAGGAAATACACGCTCAACCGACGGCCAACAACAGGGTCGCGGGCTCGGCCTTCCACCTTTGGACCCCGCTATGCTATCTGCGATGTTTGGAGGAGCTGGAGCAACTCCTCCAGCAGCCAGAGAGCAGGATAACAGGCCCCCAGAGGAACGTTACGAGCAGCAATTAAGGCAGTTGAATGATATGGGTTTCTTTGATTTTGATAGAAACGTCGCCGCACTGAGACGCTCAGGAGGCTCTGTTGCAGGTGCTCTGGACGCATTACTAAACGGGGATGTCTAAGCAACCTCACTCATACCCGCAAGCGAGCCCCTCCTAGAGCCCACTGTTCATAGTTATATAAAGTTGGATGTGTCTATTGGTACCCTTAGTTATGTTATCACTAAATACGTTACTAGCTTAATACTTTCGTCAAGCTGAAACATGGAAATCTAATAAGATATTAAACTTAAGCAAAGTTAATTGCCATCAAAGTAGGAATTCCGAAAACGTTAGGTGATAGTTGTAGCCTTTATGACGGCAAATGACTCTGGGACGAAAAGCGACCGTGATCGCGAGTCCGGAGCGGCGAttcaattgaagaagctgCCAAATTTGCAGGAAATCTCAAATAAGAATCCAATGCGAATACTGCTCTCACATTCTATTGCTCTGCAGTTAAAAACAATGAATTCTGGCGTTACGATTACTCAGTTGGGGTTTGATAACTTACTGCAGTTTATAGAGCTACAGATGGACGATATGTTTCAGATATTACATGGTCTGGCCAATATACAGCGCAGGAATGAGATCTCTGTGAAAGATATGAAGTTGTTTATGAAGGGATCTGGGATTGACTGCAGTGCATTATATCATGAGTTCCAACGATCGGAATTGATAAAGCAGAGATTTGAATCGGATTATAAGCATCTGGAGAAAAAAGGTGTTGAAATTGTAGAAAAATGGCATAGACCGATGAGTAGCGACGAGCTGCTGTCTAGTCCCTGTGCCGACTTTTTTTTTAAGGATGTCGATATTTTAAACCTGGTGCCGCCCACGAATACCAACAATAAGTACGTCCCAAAGTGGCTTCCAGACTTTCCTCCGGACCACACTTATCGTTTTACTTCGCTGTATAACAGGCCTGTTACTGATGAAAGAGAAATGAAAAAAAGGCTCTTCGAGGAAGGGCAGCTTTCTGAGATTGCATTGCTTAACATGTTTGGTGGAACCAGGGATAAGAAGTTTGCTGCGCTTGATGCTGCAACAAAAGAGCAACTCTATAAGGAAAGCCAAGAAGAGACTATCCTTGTCTTTGGTCCTCCCTCAAAACGACAACAGCGCAACAAATTGACCAGCAGTAGCCGAAGCCATATCACCAAAGGTTTCAATATCGAGGAATACGCCCGCTCTAGAGTAGAACTGGCAAGGCAACAGGTAGAAGAGTTCGAAAACCATAAGCTTCAGGCCCAAAAAAATCCGTTTATAAGAGCCGCAAACATTTGCTCCCCATATGGAACTGGTCCGAAACTGTCTCGCAAGTCTGCTGATAGGGAATTCAGCATTCTGCTGCAGCGCAGCTACATCGGAGTTCTGAAATCCATACCGCACCTAAAGCGCCTCAAGGAAAAGGAAATAAAGGCGGCCATAGAGCGCGAGCGAGAAAACCGTGCCCGACTCAGAGAAGAGCAGGAACGCAAGCACGCTGAGCAGGGTGTAGTAGATCTTGGTGCCCTCCACGACGACTCGCTTTTAGCTGGTCTTGACTCCAGCGACAGCGAAGATGAACAACCTCCTCAACAACCTTCACTGCCCCAAGGAGCTCCTTCTCCCTCTCAGTTCTATCCTACATTACCTTCTCTACACAATTCGCCGGCCCCCGAAAGGCAAATAGCTCCAGACATCTCCGCCATACCCCACTCAGAAGCTACTACTCCGCTACCACTTCAAGAAACTCCACCAAAGGGTCAAACATCTCCTTCAATTCCGTTACGAGGCAGTATACAACAGAGTGCCAATCCTGAATGAGGTGATGTCTACTAAAAGAACAATTACAGTTCTTACTACGATAATGACACTATCATCAACAGTCATTTAAATACAAGACCTTCAAAACATACAATTGTATTATTTAGCCATATCTACAGCATAAGACCCACCATTAATAACTGCATTTCACCATAATTCTCTAATACAAGCTTGTAAATATTTTATGATGACTGTCTCAACTTTTAAGCGTACAACAgaaatttttaaaaactttaaaaagCCTTTTAAGGTCTACATCTTACAACCTTTTCATGAAGAACATGTCAATACTGCTATAAAATTAAGCATAAAAGAAGTATAGTTGCTGGGTTTAGAGTTTAGAATTGACTAAAAAGGTGGTTTAGATTGTTTTACTATGTCTACGCCAATAAAGTTGCCGGATGGTTTACCTTATCCAATTACTATAGCACAACTTACAGTATCAACAGGAGATTTTGTTGAGAAGGGGCAGCGGCTATTTGCAT belongs to Eremothecium sinecaudum strain ATCC 58844 chromosome IV, complete sequence and includes:
- the TAF8 gene encoding Taf8p (Syntenic homolog of Ashbya gossypii ABL128W; Syntenic homolog of Saccharomyces cerevisiae YML114C (TAF8)), translating into MTANDSGTKSDRDRESGAAIQLKKLPNLQEISNKNPMRILLSHSIALQLKTMNSGVTITQLGFDNLLQFIELQMDDMFQILHGLANIQRRNEISVKDMKLFMKGSGIDCSALYHEFQRSELIKQRFESDYKHLEKKGVEIVEKWHRPMSSDELLSSPCADFFFKDVDILNLVPPTNTNNKYVPKWLPDFPPDHTYRFTSLYNRPVTDEREMKKRLFEEGQLSEIALLNMFGGTRDKKFAALDAATKEQLYKESQEETILVFGPPSKRQQRNKLTSSSRSHITKGFNIEEYARSRVELARQQVEEFENHKLQAQKNPFIRAANICSPYGTGPKLSRKSADREFSILLQRSYIGVLKSIPHLKRLKEKEIKAAIERERENRARLREEQERKHAEQGVVDLGALHDDSLLAGLDSSDSEDEQPPQQPSLPQGAPSPSQFYPTLPSLHNSPAPERQIAPDISAIPHSEATTPLPLQETPPKGQTSPSIPLRGSIQQSANPE
- the DSK2 gene encoding ubiquitin domain-containing protein DSK2 (Syntenic homolog of Ashbya gossypii ABL129W; Syntenic homolog of Saccharomyces cerevisiae YMR276W (DSK2)); this translates as MAITINIKSGQNKWEVKIEPSSTVAELKEEIHNASGIAAENQRLIYSGKILKDDQTVESYKIVDGHAVHMVKAGGNKGSAGATSGGESGNSNAAGGERAGAVPTNISAGQAGGFNPLADLTGARYAGYANLPSTDIFGPDGGLNSAVGQEEILSMLENPTFQSQMNEMLNNPQMIDFLIQQHPHLQAMGPAAREMLQSPLFRQMMTNPDMIRQMSRMQMDMGGGADAGGDFPAPGSGAASGGNESQQQHNSGSNAAAGANNMANPFASLLNAQSNPFAAMFAPPGGNTRSTDGQQQGRGLGLPPLDPAMLSAMFGGAGATPPAAREQDNRPPEERYEQQLRQLNDMGFFDFDRNVAALRRSGGSVAGALDALLNGDV